One genomic segment of Chitinophaga sancti includes these proteins:
- a CDS encoding anion permease: protein MKEINLKNAIITLVIGVVIWFIPAPQGVKPEAWHLFAIFISTILGIILKAAPMGTMCMIALGITAVTQVLAPGEAGKSITLALKGFGDKVIWLIGISFFIARGFIKTGLGNRIAFLFIKVFGKSSLGLAYGLGLADLCLAPAIPSNTARGGGIIYPIMKSMAMNFGSLPDKPETHRKLGSFLTLNSYYMNLIASSMFLTGTASNPMCQKFAADLGINISWMSWAVAGFVPGIVAFIMVPLVLYKLYPPELKRTQDAPAMATEKLKEMGPVTKNEWLMLVAFFVLLALWITGDMFKIDATTTAFIGLSLLLLTSVLTWEDIKGEKGAWDTIVWFAVLVMMASSLNDLGFIGWFSELVKTQIGGLSWGIAFPVIIAVYFFSHYIFASATAHVAAMYAALLTVGVSVGIPPMLLAMMLGFLGSIYGVLTHYGHGPAPVFFGSGYVDLKSWWLLGLEIGLVLLVIYMAVGGGWMKLIGYY, encoded by the coding sequence ATGAAAGAAATTAATCTAAAGAACGCTATAATAACCCTGGTAATCGGTGTGGTTATCTGGTTTATTCCCGCCCCTCAGGGAGTTAAACCTGAGGCATGGCATCTTTTCGCAATATTCATATCCACCATATTGGGCATTATATTAAAAGCCGCCCCGATGGGTACGATGTGTATGATCGCTCTTGGCATCACCGCCGTTACACAGGTGCTGGCTCCGGGTGAAGCCGGCAAATCCATTACACTGGCCCTGAAGGGGTTTGGTGATAAAGTGATCTGGCTGATCGGGATTTCCTTTTTTATTGCAAGAGGTTTTATCAAAACCGGGTTAGGTAATCGTATTGCATTCCTTTTTATCAAAGTTTTTGGTAAAAGTTCTCTTGGCCTGGCTTACGGACTGGGGTTGGCTGATCTTTGCCTGGCCCCTGCTATTCCCAGCAATACTGCCAGGGGAGGTGGCATTATCTACCCTATCATGAAATCCATGGCCATGAATTTCGGGTCATTGCCTGATAAACCAGAAACACACAGGAAATTGGGTTCATTCCTGACATTGAACAGTTATTACATGAACCTTATCGCTTCTTCCATGTTTCTTACCGGCACTGCCAGTAATCCCATGTGTCAGAAGTTTGCCGCTGATTTAGGTATCAATATTTCCTGGATGTCCTGGGCGGTTGCCGGCTTTGTTCCTGGCATAGTCGCTTTCATCATGGTGCCCCTGGTGCTGTATAAATTATACCCGCCGGAACTGAAAAGAACACAGGATGCACCTGCCATGGCTACTGAGAAGTTGAAGGAGATGGGGCCTGTGACTAAAAATGAATGGCTGATGTTGGTTGCTTTTTTTGTACTGCTGGCTTTGTGGATTACCGGCGACATGTTCAAAATAGATGCAACCACTACGGCCTTTATAGGGCTTTCACTGCTCTTGCTGACATCTGTACTTACCTGGGAAGATATCAAGGGTGAAAAAGGCGCATGGGACACCATTGTCTGGTTTGCAGTTTTAGTAATGATGGCAAGCTCACTGAACGATTTAGGATTTATCGGATGGTTTAGTGAGTTAGTCAAAACACAGATTGGTGGCTTATCATGGGGCATAGCATTCCCTGTGATCATCGCGGTTTATTTTTTTAGTCATTATATTTTCGCCAGCGCTACCGCACATGTGGCGGCAATGTATGCCGCACTGTTAACGGTAGGTGTTTCCGTTGGCATCCCGCCCATGTTGCTGGCAATGATGCTGGGCTTTTTGGGTTCTATATATGGGGTACTCACTCATTATGGACACGGGCCAGCGCCGGTCTTTTTCGGCAGCGGTTATGTGGACCTTAAATCGTGGTGGCTGCTCGGCCTGGAAATCGGGTTGGTTTTACTAGTCATCTATATGGCCGTTGGAGGCGGATGGATGAAGCTGATTGGTTATTATTAA
- a CDS encoding efflux RND transporter permease subunit encodes MKISTYAVKNYQFTLVIFIMIITLGITTILNMPRSEDPEMHAPTYSVVVVYPGTSPKDMEDLVVDPLEKELYAQENVKRLRTSIGDGLAVIRVEYKYSSDVNEKYQEVLRVVNGKRGELPENIRIEVMRFQPSDVNILQLGLVSENASMDKLQYYAEKLQDELERLKELKNVEIHGVPGRQVRIELQMEKIAQMGISVNSVISSLQGEMANIPGGSIDAGNRTYNIKSSGSYKSLDEIRNTVINVNSNKNIFLRDIANVYYGFNDETYATRLNAHRCIFLVAAQKEGENISKTKQVYGPVIEQFKKKLPANIDLVENFDQAQNVNRRLSGLGEDFIIAILLVAVTLLPLGFRPALIVMISIPLSLSIGIILLNVFGYNLNQLSIVGLVVALGLLVDDSIVVVENIERWMLEGHNRMEATLKATKQIGLAVIGCTAALIIAFMPLVFMPEGSGDFIRGLPLAVIFSVLASMLVSLTIIPFLSSKLLKAHTGHPDGNIFMRGLKRLIHGSYSKLLDGALRRPLLTIAATVIIFAGSIYLFKIIGFGLFPASEKPQFLINITTPAQSNLPYTRQIALEVEKVLKNEKDIQYFSTNIGRGNPRVYYNIIQEHERSDYAQIFVQLKPETSPEKKLVLIDKLRQLWTPYPGAKVEVKNFEQGPALPAPVEIRLFGDNLDSLRTLAGRAEEMLRKTPGTIYVDNPVKLLKSDIRVVINKEKAQQLGIPSLNIDRTVRLAVAGLNLGHYADSNDNDYDILLTRNKEGRPTMDVFNSLYVNNNDGKAIPLSQVADLKMENSPISISHQEKRRVVSVTAFVDKGVLVDKVLNDVIAKMDAMQLPKGYSYEMGGEIESRKDSFGDFTSIIILTVFMFIAVLILEFRTFKSTFVVLSVIPLGVVGAAVALWMTGNSLSFVAIIGMIALAGIEVKNTILLVDFTNQLREQGKSLDEAIREAGEIRFLPIVLTSLTAIGGLIPIAISTNPLIAPLAIVLIGGLISSTLLSRVVTPVVYKLMY; translated from the coding sequence ATGAAAATTTCAACATATGCGGTAAAGAATTACCAGTTTACCCTGGTCATCTTTATCATGATTATTACACTGGGCATCACGACGATCCTTAATATGCCCCGTTCCGAAGACCCGGAAATGCATGCGCCTACTTACTCTGTGGTAGTCGTGTATCCCGGTACCAGTCCGAAAGATATGGAAGACCTCGTGGTAGATCCACTCGAAAAAGAACTCTATGCACAGGAGAATGTAAAAAGGTTGCGTACCTCTATTGGCGATGGTCTGGCCGTGATCAGGGTAGAATATAAATATAGCAGCGATGTAAATGAAAAGTACCAGGAAGTGCTGCGTGTGGTAAATGGTAAACGCGGAGAACTGCCAGAAAATATACGCATTGAAGTGATGCGGTTCCAACCAAGTGATGTAAATATCCTGCAACTGGGCCTTGTATCTGAAAATGCGTCCATGGACAAACTGCAATATTATGCTGAGAAATTGCAGGATGAACTGGAAAGACTGAAGGAACTGAAAAATGTAGAGATTCATGGTGTACCTGGCAGACAGGTGCGGATTGAATTGCAGATGGAGAAGATTGCACAGATGGGAATTTCTGTGAACAGTGTGATCAGTAGTTTGCAGGGAGAAATGGCGAACATCCCAGGTGGTAGCATTGATGCAGGGAATCGCACTTACAATATCAAGAGTAGCGGTAGCTATAAATCACTGGATGAGATCAGGAATACAGTGATCAATGTAAATAGTAATAAGAATATTTTTCTGCGGGATATTGCGAATGTATATTATGGTTTTAATGATGAAACGTATGCTACCCGCCTGAATGCACATCGCTGTATATTCCTGGTGGCTGCGCAAAAAGAAGGTGAGAATATCAGTAAGACAAAGCAGGTGTATGGCCCGGTGATTGAGCAGTTTAAGAAAAAATTGCCGGCTAATATTGACCTGGTAGAAAATTTTGATCAGGCACAAAATGTAAACAGGCGACTGAGTGGGCTGGGCGAAGACTTTATTATTGCGATCCTGCTGGTGGCGGTGACCCTGTTGCCACTAGGTTTCAGGCCAGCGCTGATTGTGATGATCTCTATTCCGCTGTCTTTGTCTATTGGGATCATATTGCTGAATGTATTTGGTTATAACCTGAACCAGCTGAGTATTGTTGGTTTGGTGGTAGCGTTGGGTTTGCTGGTGGATGATAGTATTGTGGTGGTTGAAAATATTGAGCGATGGATGCTGGAAGGGCATAACAGAATGGAGGCGACACTGAAAGCGACCAAGCAGATTGGACTGGCAGTAATCGGGTGTACGGCAGCATTGATCATTGCCTTTATGCCACTGGTATTTATGCCTGAAGGTTCCGGTGATTTTATCAGGGGTTTACCGCTGGCAGTAATCTTTAGTGTACTGGCCTCCATGCTTGTATCATTGACAATCATTCCTTTCCTGAGTAGCAAATTGTTGAAAGCGCATACCGGTCATCCGGATGGTAATATCTTTATGCGTGGGTTGAAACGCCTGATCCATGGCAGTTACAGTAAATTGCTGGATGGAGCACTGAGGCGCCCTCTATTAACTATCGCAGCGACAGTGATCATTTTTGCCGGTTCTATTTACCTGTTCAAAATAATAGGATTTGGGTTATTCCCCGCTTCAGAAAAGCCACAGTTCCTCATCAATATTACAACACCGGCACAGTCTAACCTGCCCTATACACGGCAGATTGCGCTGGAAGTGGAGAAGGTGTTAAAGAATGAAAAGGATATACAATACTTTTCTACGAATATAGGCAGGGGTAATCCACGGGTGTATTATAATATTATACAGGAGCATGAAAGAAGTGACTATGCACAGATCTTTGTACAGTTGAAACCCGAGACCTCTCCTGAAAAGAAACTGGTATTAATTGATAAACTACGGCAGCTGTGGACACCTTATCCGGGTGCGAAAGTAGAAGTGAAAAACTTTGAGCAGGGACCTGCCTTACCGGCACCGGTAGAGATCAGGTTGTTCGGCGATAACCTGGATTCACTGAGAACGTTAGCGGGTCGTGCAGAAGAAATGTTGCGGAAAACACCGGGTACTATTTATGTAGACAATCCTGTGAAGTTGCTGAAGAGCGATATCCGGGTGGTAATCAATAAAGAGAAGGCGCAGCAGCTGGGTATTCCAAGTCTGAATATAGATCGTACGGTGAGACTGGCAGTAGCAGGTTTGAACCTGGGGCACTATGCAGATAGCAATGATAATGACTACGACATTTTGCTGACGAGGAATAAGGAGGGCAGACCAACGATGGATGTGTTCAACAGTCTGTATGTAAATAACAATGATGGAAAGGCGATTCCTTTGAGCCAGGTGGCAGATTTGAAAATGGAGAACTCTCCGATCAGTATCAGTCACCAGGAGAAGCGAAGAGTGGTATCTGTAACGGCTTTTGTAGATAAGGGAGTATTGGTGGATAAGGTGCTGAATGATGTGATAGCGAAGATGGATGCGATGCAGTTGCCAAAGGGGTATTCTTATGAGATGGGCGGTGAGATAGAATCAAGGAAGGATTCATTTGGGGATTTTACCAGTATTATTATCCTGACGGTGTTTATGTTTATAGCGGTGCTGATATTGGAGTTCAGGACATTCAAGAGCACGTTTGTAGTATTGTCAGTCATCCCATTGGGGGTTGTAGGAGCGGCAGTAGCTTTATGGATGACGGGCAATTCCTTGTCTTTTGTGGCAATCATTGGTATGATTGCGCTGGCGGGGATTGAGGTGAAGAATACAATATTGCTGGTAGACTTTACGAACCAGTTGAGAGAGCAGGGTAAGTCGCTGGATGAGGCCATCCGGGAGGCGGGTGAGATCAGGTTCCTGCCGATAGTGCTGACATCATTGACGGCGATAGGCGGGTTGATACCGATCGCGATCAGTACGAATCCTTTGATAGCGCCGTTGGCGATCGTGTTGATCGGCGGGTTGATTAGTTCGACGTTGTTGTCGAGAGTAGTGACGCCGGTGGTGTATAAACTGATGTACTGA
- a CDS encoding efflux RND transporter periplasmic adaptor subunit, protein MKTIHAILLLSFLAVFVASCGDNKAAENKNTTEVIPVKLLPLNGQHTGTATIAVSGQFTTDDETMLSFKTGGIIQSLAVKEGDAIKTGQVLATLNPTEINAQVTQAQLGFEKAQRDYNRVLHLYQDSVATLEQLQNTKTAMNIAEEQFKSAEFNRSHSQIRATSNGYVLRKLANEGQLVQAGTPIFETNGAAAGNWLLRVDLSNKQWAEIQAQDKATIEIESVPGKTFEGTVVRKTEGLNQTSGTFKADIRLNGAKPAAIAYGMFGKATIEPAGGKVKNQANGGDGKSEAGRTTGDGRSEAGRAAGDGKSEAGRTTGDGRSEAGRAAGDGKSEAGRTTGDGRSEAGRTAGDGKSEAGRAAGEGRLQAGRTAGDGRSEAGRATGDGATATNNGPWAIPYEALMEGDGSTGYVFITNDNKTAKKVTVTIGGMEKDQVIITKGLEQAGALIISGSAYLTDGSPISVK, encoded by the coding sequence ATGAAAACTATTCACGCCATCTTACTACTCTCTTTTCTCGCTGTCTTCGTTGCTTCCTGTGGAGATAACAAAGCCGCTGAAAACAAAAATACGACTGAAGTGATCCCGGTAAAACTGTTGCCACTAAATGGTCAGCACACAGGTACCGCTACCATAGCCGTGTCCGGACAATTTACTACTGACGATGAAACCATGCTTTCTTTTAAAACCGGTGGTATCATTCAAAGCCTTGCTGTGAAAGAAGGCGATGCGATCAAAACCGGTCAGGTACTGGCTACCCTCAATCCTACTGAGATCAATGCACAGGTTACGCAGGCACAACTGGGTTTTGAAAAAGCACAGCGTGACTACAACCGTGTACTACACTTATACCAGGATAGCGTAGCCACACTGGAACAATTGCAGAATACAAAAACGGCGATGAACATAGCAGAGGAACAGTTTAAATCAGCTGAGTTCAATCGCAGTCATTCACAGATCCGTGCCACCTCTAACGGGTATGTATTACGTAAACTCGCTAACGAAGGTCAACTGGTGCAAGCTGGTACTCCCATCTTCGAAACGAATGGTGCAGCTGCCGGCAACTGGCTGCTGCGGGTAGACCTGAGCAATAAACAATGGGCGGAAATCCAGGCACAGGACAAAGCGACGATTGAAATTGAATCAGTACCAGGAAAGACGTTTGAAGGTACAGTAGTACGTAAAACAGAAGGTCTGAATCAGACCAGTGGTACATTCAAAGCTGATATTCGTTTGAATGGTGCAAAGCCTGCAGCTATTGCCTATGGCATGTTTGGCAAGGCGACGATTGAGCCTGCAGGTGGGAAAGTGAAAAATCAGGCGAATGGTGGTGATGGAAAATCTGAGGCTGGAAGGACTACAGGTGATGGTAGATCAGAAGCAGGAAGGGCTGCTGGTGATGGAAAATCTGAGGCTGGAAGGACTACAGGTGATGGTAGATCAGAAGCAGGAAGGGCTGCTGGTGATGGAAAATCTGAGGCTGGAAGGACTACTGGTGATGGTAGATCAGAAGCTGGAAGGACTGCTGGTGATGGAAAATCTGAAGCAGGAAGGGCTGCTGGAGAAGGTAGGTTACAGGCAGGCAGGACTGCTGGTGATGGTAGGTCTGAAGCCGGCAGGGCTACAGGTGATGGCGCAACAGCAACAAACAATGGCCCATGGGCTATCCCTTACGAAGCCCTGATGGAAGGCGATGGCAGTACTGGTTATGTATTCATCACCAACGATAATAAAACGGCAAAGAAGGTCACCGTGACCATCGGTGGTATGGAAAAAGACCAGGTGATCATTACCAAAGGTCTGGAACAGGCAGGTGCACTCATTATTTCCGGCAGTGCTTATCTCACTGATGGCAGTCCGATCAGTGTAAAATAA
- a CDS encoding porin: MRTVKMKILVLLFTVACVVPAFAQQQDTVKVSKEKPKEKYPQFLFKGLLQARYVTSLTNHVDIDGLHHTDDEYTSNDFDLKRVRLQVQVKLTKRTEVVVLANLADFKSDPKNKVLENAYMKYSFSPGLNLVFGQFRPWFGIEETYPVDVIKSMDYSNQYYEFAKNGWTSFQEGAAIMGDIKIGQLGTQYSIAIVNGNGRNQPKDKDNGKQLMSRLVFDLFSKNGVKLGLNGGYGKVFRKDVHALGIDLTGNIKFNEKWGLDMQAEAKQGVNHVMYYSLKEADRASHLGDYMMRAVYFLPNLRYDINYKNLSSIECSIRYEYMDVNYKLNPNPRHSFTPMISLGFLKNYDARIQLGLIMERYNKETDNTTEHNSNTLILQLQSRF, translated from the coding sequence ATGAGAACAGTGAAAATGAAAATTCTGGTGCTACTATTTACGGTGGCATGTGTTGTACCAGCTTTTGCACAACAACAGGATACTGTTAAAGTCAGTAAAGAAAAACCTAAAGAGAAATACCCTCAATTCCTGTTCAAAGGCTTATTGCAGGCACGGTATGTAACGTCACTGACAAACCATGTAGACATAGATGGTTTACATCATACTGATGATGAATACACGAGTAACGATTTTGATTTGAAACGGGTACGTTTACAGGTACAGGTAAAATTGACCAAACGCACAGAGGTGGTTGTACTGGCGAACCTGGCCGACTTTAAATCAGACCCGAAAAACAAAGTGCTGGAAAACGCCTACATGAAATACAGCTTTAGTCCCGGGCTTAACCTGGTCTTTGGACAATTCAGGCCATGGTTTGGTATAGAGGAAACCTACCCGGTTGATGTGATCAAATCCATGGACTATTCCAATCAATACTACGAGTTTGCAAAGAATGGCTGGACCAGTTTCCAGGAAGGGGCAGCTATAATGGGAGATATTAAAATAGGTCAATTAGGCACACAGTATTCCATTGCTATCGTCAACGGGAATGGCAGGAACCAGCCAAAGGACAAAGATAACGGGAAACAGCTGATGTCCAGGCTGGTATTTGACCTGTTTTCAAAGAACGGGGTAAAGCTGGGCTTAAACGGCGGATATGGTAAGGTATTCCGGAAAGATGTACATGCCCTGGGTATTGATTTAACAGGAAACATAAAGTTCAACGAAAAGTGGGGGCTTGATATGCAGGCCGAAGCCAAACAGGGAGTCAATCATGTCATGTATTATTCCCTTAAGGAAGCAGACAGGGCAAGCCACTTAGGCGACTATATGATGCGGGCGGTTTATTTTCTGCCCAACCTGCGATATGATATCAATTATAAAAATCTTAGTTCAATCGAGTGTTCCATCCGGTACGAGTATATGGATGTCAATTACAAACTGAACCCTAATCCAAGACATAGTTTCACGCCAATGATCAGTTTGGGTTTCCTGAAGAACTATGATGCCAGAATACAGCTGGGCCTGATAATGGAAAGATATAATAAGGAAACAGATAATACAACAGAACATAATAGCAATACGCTTATACTCCAGTTGCAAAGCAGGTTTTAG
- a CDS encoding succinate dehydrogenase cytochrome b subunit — protein sequence MNTVTRKIIMCLTGLFLCFFLVIHFLGNLQLFLPPETAQHNFNAYSHFLSGNIFIKIVSYGLYSCIIAHAVDALFITYQNRKSGGAYKADRRGRASKWYSRNMGILGFVILLFLVLHFQNFWYHYKFGALQLDKDGNKDLYTLVITAFQQWWIVIIYVVSMVALFYHLAHGVHSAVRTLGIYHPRYVKWLQRAGVAYAIVICGGFALMPLYIYFTH from the coding sequence TTGAATACTGTAACAAGGAAGATCATCATGTGCCTGACCGGGCTATTCCTTTGCTTTTTTCTGGTCATCCACTTTTTGGGGAATTTGCAGCTTTTTTTACCACCTGAAACAGCACAGCATAACTTTAATGCATACTCGCATTTTCTATCGGGCAACATATTCATTAAGATTGTTTCCTACGGGCTTTACAGCTGTATCATTGCACATGCCGTGGATGCATTGTTCATAACGTATCAAAACAGGAAGTCGGGAGGAGCCTACAAAGCTGACAGACGTGGCAGGGCGAGCAAATGGTATAGCCGGAACATGGGGATACTGGGTTTTGTTATCCTGCTTTTCCTGGTACTGCACTTTCAAAACTTCTGGTACCATTACAAGTTTGGTGCACTTCAGCTGGACAAAGACGGTAATAAAGATCTGTACACACTGGTAATAACAGCATTTCAACAATGGTGGATCGTGATAATATATGTCGTATCGATGGTTGCATTGTTTTATCACCTGGCGCACGGGGTGCACAGCGCCGTGCGTACGTTGGGCATCTATCATCCCAGGTATGTAAAATGGTTACAGCGGGCAGGTGTTGCGTATGCAATAGTGATCTGCGGAGGATTCGCACTAATGCCCCTGTACATTTATTTCACTCATTAA
- a CDS encoding PLP-dependent aspartate aminotransferase family protein has product MSNITHLLHSIPVDPLTGAIAVPIYQTSTFVQEAPGVNKGYDYARTNNPTRETVEKIVAGLEGGSTGIAFSSGLAAIDAVLKLLQSGAEIIAVDDIYGGAFRLFDKVYKKFGIKVTYVDTSDVQNVLDAITPATKLIWLETPTNPTLKISDIGAIAKIAKAHKILFAVDNTFGTPVLQQPLLLGADIVIHSATKYLGGHSDLIAGVVVTKEPALGAEIKFYQNACGAILSPFDSFLLIRGIETVHLRVRQHCANAKEIARFLEQHPLVDKVFYPGLSSHPHHDIAKKQSKGFGGIVSFTLKTDTEAAAQQFVTSTKYFKLAESLGGVKSLLCHPAAMTHKSIPDETRRAAGVADSLIRLSVGLEEPEDLLADLAHAFHQIQSATVAIFN; this is encoded by the coding sequence ATGAGCAACATCACCCACCTTCTCCATTCCATTCCGGTAGATCCGTTAACAGGTGCTATCGCGGTTCCGATTTATCAGACCTCTACCTTCGTTCAGGAAGCACCCGGCGTGAACAAAGGCTATGACTATGCCCGTACCAACAATCCTACACGCGAAACGGTAGAGAAAATCGTGGCCGGCCTGGAAGGCGGCAGTACCGGCATCGCTTTTAGCAGCGGACTTGCAGCTATCGACGCTGTATTAAAACTGCTGCAATCAGGAGCTGAAATCATTGCTGTAGACGATATTTACGGGGGCGCTTTCCGCCTTTTTGACAAGGTGTACAAAAAGTTTGGGATCAAAGTCACTTATGTAGATACCAGCGATGTACAAAATGTACTGGACGCCATCACACCCGCTACAAAGCTGATCTGGCTGGAAACACCCACTAATCCAACTTTAAAGATCTCGGATATCGGGGCGATCGCGAAAATAGCCAAAGCCCATAAAATCCTCTTTGCCGTAGACAATACTTTTGGTACCCCGGTATTACAGCAACCCCTGTTGTTAGGTGCAGATATCGTCATCCATAGCGCTACCAAATACCTGGGTGGACACAGTGACCTGATAGCAGGTGTGGTTGTCACCAAAGAACCTGCATTGGGAGCTGAAATCAAATTTTACCAGAATGCCTGTGGTGCAATATTGTCACCATTCGACAGTTTCCTGTTAATTCGTGGTATCGAAACCGTTCACCTGCGTGTGCGTCAGCATTGTGCCAATGCAAAAGAGATTGCACGCTTCCTGGAGCAGCACCCATTGGTCGATAAGGTATTTTATCCCGGCCTTTCATCACACCCTCACCATGATATTGCGAAAAAGCAGTCTAAAGGATTCGGAGGCATTGTGAGTTTTACCCTAAAAACAGATACGGAAGCTGCGGCACAGCAATTTGTGACCAGCACCAAATACTTTAAGCTTGCTGAAAGCCTTGGTGGTGTTAAAAGTTTGTTATGCCATCCGGCTGCCATGACCCATAAATCTATCCCTGACGAAACGCGCAGAGCCGCCGGGGTAGCGGATAGCCTGATCCGTTTAAGCGTGGGATTGGAAGAACCGGAAGACCTTCTGGCCGACCTCGCTCATGCCTTTCATCAAATTCAGTCCGCAACGGTCGCGATATTTAACTGA
- a CDS encoding TetR/AcrR family transcriptional regulator, with protein sequence MGISDRKEREKQEMRKLIISAAMEMFIKDGYEKTSIRNIAEKIEYSPATIYLYYKDKDELFYEIQREAFDQLHEYFQVHVVSADPMQRLRELLKAYIEYGIANPDLYDLMFILRSPMKAVQEDDFWENCNGSFQFLLNTVEAAKDHLRFSDPVKAGMIFWSLGHGIIALSIRDRMKVTRLNEGEQASLVQSAIQEFMQIIQK encoded by the coding sequence ATGGGGATATCTGACAGGAAAGAAAGAGAAAAACAGGAGATGCGGAAGCTGATTATCAGCGCTGCCATGGAGATGTTTATTAAAGATGGATATGAGAAAACCTCGATCCGCAACATTGCAGAAAAGATTGAGTATTCCCCTGCTACCATCTACCTGTACTACAAGGATAAAGACGAATTGTTTTACGAGATCCAGCGCGAAGCGTTTGATCAGCTGCATGAATACTTCCAGGTGCATGTTGTTTCTGCCGATCCCATGCAGCGACTGCGGGAATTGCTGAAAGCATATATCGAATATGGCATTGCCAACCCGGACCTCTACGATCTCATGTTCATACTTCGCTCTCCTATGAAAGCGGTGCAGGAAGATGATTTCTGGGAAAATTGTAACGGCTCCTTTCAGTTCCTGCTGAATACAGTAGAAGCTGCCAAAGACCACCTCCGTTTCTCTGATCCTGTAAAAGCAGGAATGATCTTTTGGAGTTTAGGACATGGCATTATCGCCCTCTCTATCCGTGACAGGATGAAAGTGACCAGGTTGAATGAAGGAGAGCAGGCATCCCTTGTCCAGTCTGCAATACAAGAGTTTATGCAAATTATTCAGAAATAA
- a CDS encoding TolC family protein, with protein MSTRIKKRLLFIVAILGASFRLSAQDTLLEHYIREAFTRNQGLQQRNFQLDKSLYALQEAKSLFYPSVSLEGDYTRAAGGRTIDIPLGDLLNNVYSSLNQLTGSNQFPQLKNQSVLLNPDNFYDAKLHTTLPLINTEIWYANKIRSESISLQQATVNVYKRKLVKDLKTAYYQYYQSCRAVEIYNAAMLLVDENIRVNKSFIANGVTNTTALTRSQAEQQKIITNITSAENQRTLSKAYFNFLLNKPLNDTILLDSTTFATASLLPVADTSTITKREELQQLEQQKKIAGLQYKQYNSYLVPKLSTFLDLGSQGFNWSVDNKTRYFLWGVHLQWDLFTSGQQKHKAQQAAIEIKTVDAAYNEIYSSLQLALTTAYNNYHTAVANYQNAQTQLALSEKYYRDQFKVYKAGQLLYLELLDAQNQLTNARLQVAVAFAGVQTSMADIELQAAAYQL; from the coding sequence ATGTCAACACGCATTAAAAAAAGACTTTTGTTCATAGTAGCTATCCTGGGCGCATCATTCCGCCTTTCTGCCCAGGATACGCTGCTTGAACACTACATCCGGGAAGCCTTTACCCGCAACCAGGGCCTACAGCAGCGCAATTTCCAGCTGGACAAATCGCTGTATGCCCTGCAGGAAGCCAAATCACTCTTTTACCCCAGCGTGAGCCTGGAAGGTGATTATACCCGTGCAGCCGGTGGTCGTACCATCGACATTCCACTCGGAGACCTGCTGAACAATGTGTACTCGAGCCTCAACCAGCTCACGGGCAGCAACCAGTTTCCACAGCTGAAAAATCAATCCGTGCTCCTCAATCCCGATAATTTCTACGATGCCAAACTGCACACCACCCTCCCGCTCATCAACACAGAGATCTGGTATGCCAACAAAATCCGCAGCGAAAGTATTTCCCTGCAACAGGCAACAGTAAACGTGTATAAGCGTAAACTGGTGAAGGATCTCAAAACTGCTTACTACCAGTACTACCAAAGCTGCCGTGCTGTTGAAATCTACAACGCTGCCATGCTGCTGGTAGATGAAAATATCAGGGTCAATAAAAGTTTTATTGCAAACGGAGTGACCAATACCACTGCCCTGACACGCTCCCAGGCAGAACAACAAAAAATTATCACCAATATCACCAGTGCTGAAAACCAACGCACCCTATCAAAAGCATATTTCAACTTCCTCCTCAACAAACCCCTGAACGATACTATTCTTCTGGACAGCACCACTTTTGCTACCGCTTCCCTCCTGCCGGTAGCCGATACCAGCACGATTACAAAACGGGAAGAACTGCAACAGCTGGAACAGCAAAAAAAGATCGCAGGTCTGCAATACAAACAATACAACTCCTACCTCGTTCCGAAACTCAGCACCTTCCTGGACCTTGGTTCACAGGGCTTCAACTGGAGTGTAGACAATAAAACCCGCTATTTCTTATGGGGTGTACATCTGCAGTGGGACCTCTTCACCTCCGGTCAGCAAAAGCACAAAGCACAACAGGCAGCCATTGAAATAAAAACCGTCGATGCGGCTTACAACGAAATATATAGTTCGCTGCAACTCGCACTCACCACGGCTTACAATAACTACCATACCGCTGTCGCTAATTATCAGAATGCTCAAACACAACTAGCCCTTTCTGAAAAATATTACCGCGATCAGTTCAAAGTATACAAAGCCGGTCAGCTCCTTTACCTGGAACTGCTGGATGCGCAAAACCAATTAACCAACGCACGCCTGCAGGTAGCTGTTGCTTTTGCAGGGGTACAAACTTCTATGGCCGACATTGAATTGCAGGCCGCCGCTTACCAGTTATAA